The DNA window caatttggctttcgcaaaggcaaagggacgaacgattgtcttgcgttgctctcaactgaaattcaaatggcctatgctagcaaagagcagatggcatcagtgttcctagatattaagggggcttttgattcagtttcgatcaacattctttcagagaagctgcaccagcatggtctttcagcgactttaaacaactttttactaaacttgttgtcggaaaagcacatgcatttttcgcatggtgacttatcgacatcacgatttagctacatgggccttccccagggctcatgtctaagcccccttttatacaatttttatgtcaacgacattgatgaatgtcttgacaattcctgcacgttaaggcaacttgcagacgatggcgtggtatctgttacgggacccaaagctgtcgatctacaaggaccattacagaataccctggacaatttgtctgcttgggctattaagctgggtatcgaattctccacggagaaaactgagctagttgtattttcaaggaagcgtgaaccagcacaactacagcttctattaatgggtcaaactatcgctcaggtcttcacagtaaaatatctaggggtctggttcgactcgaaaggtacttggggatgccatattcggtatctgaaacagaaatgccaacaaaggatcaactttcttcgtacaataaccggaacatggtggggtgcccacccaggagacctaattaggttgtatcaaacaacgatactgtcggtaatggaatacggatgcttctgctttcgctccgccgcgaacatacatttcatcaaactcgaaagaattcagtatcgttgtttgcgtatcgccttagggtgcatgcagtcgacccatacgatgagtctcgaagtgctgtcaggcgttctcccgttgaaaaatcgattttgggaactctcatatcgattgctcattcgatgcgatatcttgaacccggtcgtgattgaaaatttcgaaaggcttgttgagctcaattctcagacccgtttcatgtccctgtactttgactacatggcgcagaatattaacccttcttcttacaatcccaaccgtgtgcatttcataaatacttctgaatctactgttttcttcgacacatccatgaaagacgagattagtggaattccggaccacatacgcccacaagtggttccaaacattttttataataaattccgagaagtcgactgttctaagatgttttatactgacggatcaaacctcgaaggatccactggcttcggtattttcaatcaaaagttcaccgcctcctacaaactcagtgaccctgcttcagtttacgccgcagaactagctgccattcagtatacccttggagtcattgaaacattacccgcagaccattacttcatcgtttcggatagcctcagttccattgacgctattcgctcgatgaaacaaggcaagcactcctcgtattttttggggaaaatacgggagctactgagtgctttatctgacaactctttccagattaccttggtatgggtcccttctcattgctccattccgggcaatgagaaggcagactccttagctaaggtgggtgccttagaaggagacgtttacgaaagaccaatttgcttcagcgaatttttcagtattactcatcagagaaccctcgaaagttggcaaacttcgtggagcagtggagagctgggaaggtggctacattcgataatccctaaggtatcgacgaaaccttggttcaaggggatggatgtgggtcgtgacttcattcgtgtgatgtcccgactcatggcaaaccattacacgctggatgcacatctccggcgtattgggctcgtggatagtggtatctgcgcttgtggcgacggctatcacgacatcgagcacattgtctgggcgtgcaccgagtacaattccgctaggtctcggctaatggataccctgcgggcccgaggaagaccaaccaacgtaccggttcgagatgtgctggcaagccgcgacgttctctatatgtcccttatatacacctttgtgaaaaccatcaatatacaagtctaactgccccttgttatctccttatcattctcagaacgctcttccacctgtatcaaaccatctgtatcgaatgagccaacaaacacgggacctacggcacgaacataacacgcttaactcgaaatgtagccgatccacatctgagccgtactacgaaatcgtctggaaaaacccctgccatcttgaggaggaccacccggcgtcccagtacatgattcccctgatgaaggccacccgagtttgtaatccatccgttgatctcacgatgcctgaaactgaaataattttctctccctgccatctttgtctaccctccctcccctgactcttatacccagaagtaacacccctaccccccccccccccccaatatcatcacgaagcatttagctcttcttgtctcttctagttttaactattatattatataatctcgttgaaattgcccaactctactacccacaaaaataactataattacgaatctttacaaaattcaatcatgccctctagttatgcctagttttaagttagtcgtaaaaaattgtcccccttaattaaacattatttgctccaataatctcactgataaaaatgtcaaaccatattgccacaaaaactaaatgacccccctaatcttacgaaaacaatattatccccttgtgtagatatataagatagctataaaatcgcattagtttcattttaaaaaaaatcaatatgtaatcccctagttttaagcaatttaaaatgtaaaacaaaacaaaattggcacctttaagctaacgcaacgtgccttatcaaataaacgatttgaataaaaaaaaaaaaaaagtcataagaatgtcggacgacgacccggtgaagatggttctcgAAAGCGACCCTAccggaacaagaagacggggcgcacagcgagcacggtggatcgaccagataaaGGAAGCCCTTTGGatccttcgaagactgcgaggctgcaGCAATGGACGGAGTGGATCGGAGAGCTTCTGCATACTGCAAgagacaaggctctagcctgaacggtaagtcAGGTAAGTACTTCATGCTCACCCTAAAGGTCATACTAAACCCCACCTTTCACGAGAATCAGCTGCAACCATTTGTTGAGAAGGCGATGAAGACGGATGAAGGGAATTGTTCCTTTTTAACGACAGTATCAGTTAAACACAACGTTATCAGCTAACTACCCCCAAAAAACCAAGGTGGGACAGTAAGACACAACAAAGGTGGATGCTTGCGACACAGCAAAAATAGCTACCGAGCTCttcactgcccataaaagcataagagtcccatgtggatttttgtcgcaaatgagttatccgttggattgtattctgtatcaccactgaatcacactgcacaaataagattaccgtgtttgtttagaaaatataaaaaaataccaaaacatggctgtcccatccatttggctcaatggatgggacaatcttgaacagcgtttttctcggtttgctgtttttcaacatgggactcaTGTTTTTATGGGCAGTTCAGGGAACAGAAAAGCAAAGCGGAATACAATAACCATTTCTGAAAACAAAAATTCTTGCAAACTTCGGCGGTTTTCAAACACGGTCTTCCGCATACTGTACACGGATGGCTCCAAATCACCACTGGGAACAGAAATTCGATTCGACGGATCAGCAGGTAGAACGCTTCAAGATCAATCACAATTTCTCTATTACCAAAGCGGAATTGCTGGGTATCCTGTATGTCGTAAGGATGATCACTAGGAAGGAATATGCCAAAGCCGCGATTATGACTGACTCCTTCGGATCATGCCAAACATTATTGAATGACTTATTGGTGAACGAAAACTACCTTGCAGCGATGATCTGGGAAGAGATAAGAGCATCCGAAACCGAGGACACCATGGTACATTGGATTCCAAGGCATCGAGAAATTGCCGGAAATGAAGGAGCAGACATGCAGGCAGTTGCAGCTGGGACGGGAGCCCAAAATGTATTCAACGCACTCACCCTCGCAGACACCCTGAAGCTtgcagaaaaataaatttgggaCAGATTGACCAGGGAATATCAAGAAATCTCCAAAGAAAAAAGAGCCACTCACTTCCAGTTCATGAAAGCACCAGGGAACAGGATTTGGTGCTCCGGCCTGACAACAGAACAGAAGAGAATCATAAGAATCTCACCAATTGTGTTTTCATTtattggagctagcgtcaatccgacgctagcttagtcctgtcactaagttagtgtcggtttatAATGAAAGGAACTCGAAACGCctctccaataactaatttagaTCTTGTATCTTACGTtgatatgaaaaaatacaaacaaccCAAAACGAATCAGTGCAGCTCTCATTTATTATAGAGACATGTTGagcattatttatgtattgtctgatattgataattgtgaGAAGCCAATCAAAACTAAAACAAGCAACTATAACAGGGTTACCCTATTTcagtatatttaaaaaaatatctagTACTGTTCGAATAGTTAAACTTACCCTCGTAACAAGAACATGTAATACACCTAATTGCACAATGTCAATCAACCATTCATTCCTTTTGTTTAACAAAGGCGTCCCCCAGCCGGTATGCTAACGTCCCTCGTATTCTTTTCCCTCGCAGATTCATCCCGTGCGCTAGCAGCGCCGGTTGTCGGACGAAAATGCCTCGTCGTTCCGGAGTCCACGCGCGGAAGGTAGCTTCCACACCGGCGGGTAAATTGATGGCAATCCATCCGGCGGATGAGAGTAGAATATCTGCAACGGATATGTGTTTCGCGATACCGGTTAGTAGAATATCAGTCGATGCTTGCAACTGAGGCCACTTAGCCAGTCGGTCCGGGTCTGCACGAGGTACTCGCAGGTACTCTGAACCCAGCAAAGTGTGATAGATCATATCGGCTTTATCGGTGTCGCAAATCAACGTCGGTAGCTTCGGTGAAGCGTATAGTAGGACTCGTGTAGTAGGTAGACCTTCAAGGTAATCCAAACGCCCAAGACCAGCGAGAAAAAGGGTCATTCCTGTTTTAAGAAGGAATGCTCGGGGACGGATCATTTGCTTGGGGAATACCTGGAGTAACTCATCCGTAGTTAGAAGATTCGTAATTTGATCCGGTTGAACAACACCCGGAGTATCGTAACACCATTTGCTGTTGACATAAATGTCGCTTTTTTCGTTCAACGTCAAAATAGGTACTGCGCCCGTACTGCCTCGCTGGGTAACCGAAAAATGGTCCATCGATTCCGATTGTTCCTGGACGAAAGTTCTTCCGATGTGACCTATTAAAGTAGCATGTTTAACCAATCCGGTACTTTTAGCTTGATGTCTACGTAATTTGTTCTCTTCAATCTGTTTTACCCGCTCGGATTGTAATCTTTTTGTACGAAGAAATAAGCGATAATCCGACGCTCTTAGTATGGGAAATTTCAACATTCTTAACGTTGTTCCAGGCCAAGGACTAGCAGTTGCCCTTTGTACAAGATCGGAAGCCTGTACTTTACAAAAATCGGATTTCAGCAGGGCATTGAATAGTGAACTTTTACCCACGTTTGTACATCCTACCAAGTAGACGTCCCCGCGGGTGCCCCAAACATTGTGCAATTTTGTAATCAGCTGTTCCACTCCGAATCCAGTAGTAGCTGAAATCAGCGCCACATGCTTAATATTGTTTTTGTCGAAACCCGCTTCAAGCATAACCTTAGTAAGATTGTTTCGTATGTCGTCCAAGTAACCTGGACAATCTTTCGGCAACAGGTCCACCTTATTGCCAACAACTATGATCGACCTGTCCGGGCCGAGAATTTCCGATAGACCCGGCCAAATGGAACATGGGAAGTCTAGTAGATCAACCTAAAACATACATTAAGTTCTTTACGTTCATAACAGAGTTGAAACCTTCAAACAAAAATTAACTTACCATTAACAGGACCATCGCTTTCTGATCTTTTATGCGCGAAATCATTTCCACATAATCTTCCGGCGAAACAGTCACATTAATTGCCGTATTATAAGTTTTCAAAAAGTGACATCTCTGGCAAACACTCGTCATGAGTTGTTGTTTGGATTTCCTCTTAAACAGCTGACTGGGCAGGTAACCGGGGATGCTGGGTTCGACACAGTGCAACATGGCTCCACAACCACCGCACGGTATGCTGGAAACCGGTTCCGCCGGATCCggtgttccataaaatgatttTCGCTCATCCGTTTCGTCTTCCTCGTAGTATTCATAGTCGGACATCCATTCGCCGGTGGTTGGAGCTTGCTCTACCAGTGATTGGGTATTCGCGTCGGTAGTGCGTTGCACTTTTAGTTCAAGTTTCTGATAGGGCAGATAGTCTACCACTTCAACCGTATCGTCAATTTCACACGGTTCTTCCTCTAGCCGTTCCCCATAGAGATGTTGCAGGGCAACTGGGAAGGGCTGTACATCAACACGGTCCCGGATATGCCGGTATTCTGCAGCCCGAAGCTTTTTCTCGAATATTTTGTTTCGTTTGTAACCCAGTTTTAAAGTATTGCTTTCTACGTACGAGCTATAGTGAATCTTATCTTTTACCTTTTCAAAAAGTTCCTCCGGTGAGCTATACGAGCGGTGTTCTTTCAATTGTGCAGAACTGTCGGATGAAGAACAAGAACGTACCATGAGCAACGCCGAACGCAAGTAACTAATCCGTGAATAGGTGCCGGTAGGTAAAACGCTTTGTAGCGGAATTCGAAACATCGTATCTAATTGAATAGATAAAGAAAAAGAGCATAAGAAGTGTTACAACAGTGAGTATAGCAAAAATATTAgtgaaaaataagaatatatACCTGATTTCGATTATTCTGGTTATAATTTCAGATTGTCCCATAGGGTCAACGCTGGTGTGGGTCCAGATGcggatgtaaatattttttgttagctATCCAAGGTTGCCAGTttcattaaccctttcatgcccaacttttttctagtgcatgtacccagtgagcaaattttctagCAGAGACCGCTCTACTACACGcaaccgaaaaactacctaaaattcagtacttttgactcaatctcgcggtatcgtgcaggaaggtaaaattaggtaaaccgtgttgaaagtaccctctaagaacagttggtttcaaaatcgtccaacgaaggacgttcgttggaccaatttggacatcgtccaaataaccgttcaacgaacgtccatcgttggacccgtgttgaacgattttgaaacaattttttggacttctcagtgggtagtttccatttaactacggcaaaaataataactcaatcatgagtttaatttacttaaatttaagttgaatatacctaattttgagtataccccaaacaactcaaaagtaccttactgcacggaagaccttgactgggtcgaatctctcgttttatttttgacaacattaataagtgcgaaagcgacgcacagctcaaaagtacctaaatttaagttaaaagaacttattctgtaggtaattttatggttgcgtgtagatttctgtaagtcttggtttggcagccctgtcagatttctgcgcgggttagttgagctagggcgaactcggtttcgctcgagttttctggcaaattttgacaggaaccgagcaaaaccctggcataactcggacataaactgcgtaaagatcctggcaattcctacctggtagaatttagcacgaatcgagcaaaacatatgacaaagatgtggcaggaagcgtacagagatcttggccgtacatttctgactggattctggataaaagtgagcagcatcggttggtttaaccgcttctgtcagaaacggttgttgcatttgagcgaattcgttgccagaattctcgcacaaatcgcgcaaaatgcttgcagaaactctgccagcatcaattacgatttgctcaacttttgctaactttctgcttgccacgctgaccgggtagggtctcaaaactttttttccttaaaaactgttgggtcaagaaacacgaaaagcctattttcacaaagatagatgcttccctggcaatgctagaagctggtcaatttttaccttttaatgctcaatacaattttcctagaataattacaatagtccaattacgtggaaaacgtagccaacga is part of the Topomyia yanbarensis strain Yona2022 chromosome 1, ASM3024719v1, whole genome shotgun sequence genome and encodes:
- the LOC131679889 gene encoding nitric oxide-associated protein 1, whose translation is MFRIPLQSVLPTGTYSRISYLRSALLMVRSCSSSDSSAQLKEHRSYSSPEELFEKVKDKIHYSSYVESNTLKLGYKRNKIFEKKLRAAEYRHIRDRVDVQPFPVALQHLYGERLEEEPCEIDDTVEVVDYLPYQKLELKVQRTTDANTQSLVEQAPTTGEWMSDYEYYEEDETDERKSFYGTPDPAEPVSSIPCGGCGAMLHCVEPSIPGYLPSQLFKRKSKQQLMTSVCQRCHFLKTYNTAINVTVSPEDYVEMISRIKDQKAMVLLMVDLLDFPCSIWPGLSEILGPDRSIIVVGNKVDLLPKDCPGYLDDIRNNLTKVMLEAGFDKNNIKHVALISATTGFGVEQLITKLHNVWGTRGDVYLVGCTNVGKSSLFNALLKSDFCKVQASDLVQRATASPWPGTTLRMLKFPILRASDYRLFLRTKRLQSERVKQIEENKLRRHQAKSTGLVKHATLIGHIGRTFVQEQSESMDHFSVTQRGSTGAVPILTLNEKSDIYVNSKWCYDTPGVVQPDQITNLLTTDELLQVFPKQMIRPRAFLLKTGMTLFLAGLGRLDYLEGLPTTRVLLYASPKLPTLICDTDKADMIYHTLLGSEYLRVPRADPDRLAKWPQLQASTDILLTGIAKHISVADILLSSAGWIAINLPAGVEATFRAWTPERRGIFVRQPALLAHGMNLRGKRIRGTLAYRLGDAFVKQKE